One genomic window of Manduca sexta isolate Smith_Timp_Sample1 chromosome 4, JHU_Msex_v1.0, whole genome shotgun sequence includes the following:
- the LOC119190328 gene encoding uncharacterized protein LOC119190328, which translates to MWYSSKSVPSSGNNILSKQRVKRRFAAMLRACLLVCSLVSGTELSFQYQPYRRSNEPCKICYGEDCLQMNQARCEYYVETDEILHEEKIEEVDNHEMREEVDRLMYRFMEKASDANTECIPLVSQYTDCTKENICVGCKTCSCDLSGSWNCTTVSRCRADVVTDIDHRMLVFIIENLMNAQTNKRTKRNTEENLNKLTTNKISFAQISQWMFGVPPLNSKETTQNSAISSATENINNITSFTETTTRTKTSPETSARVDYLDFEEVLNNIAVDSKTYSRRKPLDKHNDSTTFDYMIFDEDNATDITTNTPGNEEWENNYAPPKPAEETDIVIDLLESAKRIKKFYN; encoded by the exons ATGTGGTACTCCTCCAAATCCGTCCCATCGTCTGGTAACAATATCTTAAGTAAACAGCGCGTTAAACGTCGTTTCGCCGCCATGTTGCGTGCTTGCTTGCTCGTCTGTTCGCTCGTGTCCG GAACCGAGCTCTCATTTCAATATCAGCCCTATCGTCGAAGCAATGAGCCTTGTAAGATATGCTATGGGGAAGACTGCCTGCAGATGAACCAGGCAAGGTGCGAGTACTACGTGGAAACAGATGAGATACTGCATGAAGAAAAGATCGAGGAAGTTGATAATCATGAGATGAGGGAGGAAGTAGATCGATTGATGTACCGGTTTATGGAGAAag CATCTGATGCCAACACTGAATGTATACCACTAGTATCTCAATATACGGATTGCACTAAAG AAAACATATGTGTCGGTTGCAAGACTTGCAGCTGTGACCTTAGCGGCAGCTGGAACTGCACCACGGTGAGCCGGTGCCGAGCTGACGTCGTCACCGACATCGACCATCGCATGCTAGTCTTCATCATTGAGAATCTTATGAACG CTCAAACTAACAAGAGGACAAAACGGAACACAGAGGAAAATCTAAACAAACTGACCacgaataaaataagttttgcaCAAATTTCACAATGGATGTTTGGAGTACCACCTTTAAACTCAAAAGAAACAACACAAAACAGTGCTATCTCATCGGctactgaaaatataaataatattacttcattTACAG AAACCACCACACGAACCAAAACAAGCCCAGAAACTAGTGCTAGAGTAGACTATCTAGATTTTGAAGAAGTGCTAAACAACATCGCAGTTGATAGCAAAACTTACTCTCGTAGAAAACCTCTAGATAAACACAATGATTCTACAACATTTGATTACATGATATTTGATGAAGATAATGCAACAGACATTACTACTAACACACCTGGGAATGAAGAATGGGAGAACAATTATGCTCCGCCTAAACCAGCTGAAGAAACAGACATAGTTATTGATTTACTAGAATCAGCTAAAAGAATCAAGAAATTTTACAACTAA
- the LOC119190588 gene encoding uncharacterized protein LOC119190588, with the protein MKRDTSIKKISTEKENITNNVNELRNNVLLPLSNIINDKQKELEELLRVSENLIKIMRTYNNSFETSVKENRYNDTNSTISIYNFEIAPELENEFRRSDKNLLQKYLLKLKRDIYEVIRDIAGIQKLKGEAHIPVDLKILLRAMKRYVRNQAKLNYKEKKSDVENLNSRRTPADTKNDATKKTLVTEMVNILKVIDKNLPESNALASLSPTSRKIIQRVIKNNYIDEFSVIGLRVFDPEYNLTNDIKKIGTEWPRMTDIVAQTPIHDRLHAMKLLHLILSIDITKMNDALALLDFAYNRRMILIEGNLGGEIMDRINKGLKAINEKVKVIINLHKNRQIKNLKNVEVTKQVQKESFLKKLKKILRSSKNDIVGLLKKKVPKKEIVKGLAKKKIDELTRRRYMEFEDTMRKWQSKLNLVPRDKRFARDDNYKSHMKNILPKYLRGKVKPVIAAKKSKTREKQKKHSNTVTTTTKSKLTANPNTSKSRTNI; encoded by the exons ATGAAAAGAGATACctcgattaaaaaaataagtacagaaaaagaaaacattaccaACAACGTCAATGAATTACGAAATAATGTCCTGCTAccattaagtaatataattaacgaTAAACAAAAAGAATTGGAAGAATTACTCCGAGTTAgcgaaaacttaataaaaattatgagaaCTTATAACAATTCGTTTGAAACAAGTGTTAAAGAAAATAGGTATAATGATACGAACTCAACTATATCTATTTACAACTTTGAAATAGCGCCGGAGTTAGAAAATGAATTTAGAAGAAGCGACAAGAATTTActtcagaaatatttattaaaactgaaacGAGATATTTATGAGGTTATAAGAGATATTGCTGGTATACAAAAACTAAAAGGAGAAGCGCATATTCCTGtagacttaaaaatattactgcgTGCCATGAAACGTTACGTACGAAACCAAGctaaattgaattacaaagaaaagAAATCGGATGTTGAAAACCTAAATAGTCGACGTACGCCTGCCGATACAAAGAATGATGCAACTAAAAAAACCTTAGTTACTGAAatggttaatattttaaaagttattgacAAAAATTTGCCTGAAAGTAACGCATTGGCTTCCCTTTCGCCAACATCAAGAAAAATTATTCAAAgagttattaaaaacaattatatagaCGAATTCTCAGTAATAGGACTGAGAGTATTTGACCCAGAATACAATTTAACCAATGATATAAAGAAAATTGGTACTGAATGGCCCAGAATGACAGATATTGTAGCACAAACCCCAATCCACGATAGATTACATGCCATGAAACTACTGCATCTCATATTATCAATCGATATCACCAAAATGAACGATGCACTGGCATTATTAGACTTTGCTTATAACCGAAGAATGATATTAATAGAAGGTAACTTAGGTGGAGAAATTATGGATAGAATAAACAAAGGGCTGAAAGCAATAAAcgaaaaagtcaaagttatcataaatttacataaaaatagacaaatcaaGAACCTGAAGAATGTGGAAGTGACTAAACAGGTCCAAAAAGAATCATTTTTAAAGAAGCTTAAAAAGATATTAAGATCGTCCAAAAACGATATCGTTGGCTTGTTAAAGAAAAAGGTGCCAAAGAAAGAGATAGTAAAAGGATTGGCAAAGAAGAAGATTGATGAACTTACCAGGCGGAGATATATGGAATTTGAGGACACCATGAGGAAATGGCAAAGTAAATTGAACTTAGTTCCGAGAGATAAAAGATTCGCACGAGATGACAATTATAAAAGTCATATGAAAAACATACTTCCTAAGTATTTAAGGGGTAAAGTTAAACCAGTTATAGCTGCGAAGAAGTCCAAAACAcgtgaaaaacaaaaaa agCATTCTAATACCGTTACAACTACAACGAAATCAAAATTAACTGCAAATCCGAATACGTCTAAATCacgtacaaatatataa